Proteins encoded together in one Planctomyces sp. SH-PL14 window:
- a CDS encoding peptidoglycan D,D-transpeptidase FtsI family protein, with protein MSTTPATSRPSATVSSWRLYGLAAGLVLVWLVLVGRLVQLQWWSQDQFVRRAVRQRNFQETIAARPGDVLDREGRILATSIPTESFFVDPGEIDDPWEFAWRLTEAIPLDAPRLAGRIEGAAAEGKRFLWVKRRLSDAEAVAVRALRLPVAAYGLQTEYLRRYPQGTVAAHVLGQRDIDGIGRGGVEERFAGELGGRGGVRHLVRDARGYVIDVRGESPARPGDTLQLSLDTILQIEIEQRLDGLMAEVVPESACAVVLDPRSGEVLAMASRPAFDPNDPASAPANAWRNLAIQAMYEPGSTFKPLVVAYAIDREAIQSDESFDCMRGAYRMGPRVLHDHHRYGMLSVDDILVKSSNIGMAKIGERLANEGLYDCAVRFGFGRPTGIELPGELGGMLHPLAKWTRYSTGSIPMGQEVSATPLQMLAAHAALANRGMFQTPHLVLDVLPEGRPRGTPMPCSTIASRVIGEASARWVVETPLVGVVERGTGKKAQIDGVTVFGKTGTSQKVEANGAYSHSRHVASFICGAPAEDPRVLVLVTVDEPTKGPSDFGGIAAAPAARDILERALRRYGGAERVAESEASKPQ; from the coding sequence ATGTCGACAACTCCCGCCACCTCCCGACCCTCCGCGACGGTCTCGTCGTGGCGGCTCTATGGGCTGGCGGCGGGGCTGGTGCTGGTGTGGCTGGTTCTCGTGGGGCGGCTCGTTCAGCTCCAGTGGTGGAGTCAGGACCAGTTTGTGCGGCGGGCGGTCCGGCAGCGGAACTTTCAGGAGACGATCGCCGCCCGTCCCGGCGACGTCCTCGATCGCGAGGGGCGGATCCTCGCGACCTCGATCCCGACCGAGAGCTTCTTCGTCGATCCCGGCGAGATCGACGATCCGTGGGAGTTCGCCTGGCGGCTGACCGAGGCGATCCCGCTCGACGCCCCGCGGCTGGCGGGCCGGATCGAGGGGGCGGCGGCCGAGGGGAAGCGGTTCCTGTGGGTCAAGCGGCGGCTCTCGGATGCCGAGGCGGTGGCGGTGCGGGCCCTGCGTCTTCCCGTGGCCGCCTATGGGCTTCAGACGGAGTACCTGCGCCGCTATCCGCAGGGGACGGTCGCGGCGCACGTCCTGGGGCAGCGGGATATTGACGGCATCGGACGGGGCGGGGTGGAGGAACGGTTTGCCGGGGAGCTTGGCGGCCGGGGGGGCGTGCGGCATCTCGTTCGGGATGCGCGGGGGTACGTGATCGATGTCCGCGGGGAGTCGCCGGCGCGGCCCGGGGACACGCTTCAGCTCTCGCTCGACACGATCCTCCAGATCGAGATCGAGCAGCGGCTCGACGGGCTGATGGCGGAGGTGGTCCCCGAGAGCGCGTGCGCCGTGGTGCTTGATCCCCGCAGCGGGGAAGTGCTGGCGATGGCGAGCCGGCCCGCGTTCGATCCGAACGATCCGGCGAGCGCGCCGGCCAACGCGTGGCGGAACCTCGCGATTCAGGCGATGTATGAGCCGGGCTCAACGTTCAAGCCGCTCGTCGTGGCGTATGCGATCGACCGGGAGGCGATTCAGTCGGACGAGTCGTTCGACTGCATGCGGGGGGCGTACCGGATGGGGCCGCGGGTGCTGCATGACCATCACCGGTACGGGATGCTGTCGGTCGATGACATCCTGGTGAAGTCGAGCAATATCGGGATGGCGAAGATCGGCGAGCGGCTGGCGAACGAAGGGCTTTACGACTGTGCGGTCCGGTTTGGGTTTGGCCGGCCGACGGGGATCGAGTTGCCGGGGGAACTGGGGGGGATGCTGCATCCCCTGGCGAAGTGGACGCGGTATTCGACGGGATCGATTCCGATGGGGCAGGAGGTGAGTGCGACGCCGCTGCAGATGCTGGCGGCGCATGCGGCCCTGGCCAACCGGGGGATGTTCCAGACGCCGCATCTGGTGCTGGATGTGTTGCCGGAGGGGCGGCCGCGGGGGACGCCGATGCCGTGTTCGACGATCGCGTCGCGGGTGATTGGCGAGGCGTCGGCGCGGTGGGTGGTGGAGACGCCGCTGGTGGGGGTGGTGGAGCGGGGGACGGGGAAGAAGGCTCAGATCGATGGCGTGACGGTCTTCGGGAAGACGGGGACTTCGCAGAAGGTGGAGGCGAACGGGGCGTATTCGCACAGCCGTCACGTGGCTTCGTTTATTTGCGGTGCGCCGGCGGAGGATCCGCGGGTGCTGGTGCTGGTGACGGTGGATGAGCCGACGAAGGGGCCGAGTGATTTTGGTGGGATTGCGGCGGCACCGGCGGCTCGGGACATTCTGGAGCGGGCGTTGCGGCGGTATGGCGGGGCGGAGCGGGTGGCCGAGTCCGAGGCATCAAAGCCGCAATAG
- a CDS encoding glycosyltransferase family 39 protein has protein sequence MASAISSRQTMPSALPDRALGGLALALIAAACLLASLPVWRSDALTLDEHASYWIAAEENPGTLLQRSLEYSATPPLSFALQRAALDLLGKHAWALRLPSLLALWAAPLFVFLAARSTFGWRAAMLAPLLMAWHPDLWEPGRLARTYGVTVGLSSAVLYATARWMQAPTSWRWLLVWTGFQAALLWNHYVNVAFVAAVSGLLAVRWFSKSAPPLVRGRLLLAGLLLLVFGAPLIPAFVRVWELRPFLEFIRTSIPIERQIGAFALCLALPAILCGSVFRSRKPAVVPSLEPAAMPGWMGLLLVVGPGLQLLFVALSFLLSPTLGHPRYALAGAPATVLVVAALLARAANGIAVPLAAAGVVAGWVFVGQPIWVSPVIDSAEAADWKVVGEVVQAEGVEGETIFVYGGLVEAGLIPTFGHDLLFEEYIASRVGRFFVTTPHPRYGLPLLWTQLEHCRPIYDAVIDDAGERGKSIWIACATDIDLGRDAGEAMRVLLQRQGWKVTLSRDLSTARVQRLSPPEQ, from the coding sequence GTGGCCTCCGCAATCTCATCCCGGCAGACGATGCCCTCCGCGCTCCCGGACCGCGCGCTCGGCGGCCTCGCGCTGGCGCTCATCGCCGCGGCATGCCTGCTGGCCAGTCTTCCAGTCTGGCGAAGTGATGCGCTCACGCTCGACGAGCACGCTTCCTACTGGATCGCGGCGGAAGAGAACCCGGGGACGCTGCTTCAGAGAAGCCTCGAGTACTCCGCGACGCCGCCGCTCTCCTTTGCCCTGCAGCGGGCCGCGCTCGACCTTTTAGGGAAGCATGCGTGGGCGCTGCGGCTTCCCTCGCTCCTCGCGCTGTGGGCCGCGCCGCTCTTTGTCTTCCTGGCCGCCCGTTCGACATTCGGCTGGCGCGCGGCGATGCTCGCTCCTCTGCTGATGGCTTGGCATCCCGACCTGTGGGAGCCGGGCCGGCTGGCGCGAACCTACGGCGTCACCGTCGGCCTCTCGAGCGCGGTCCTCTATGCGACGGCCCGCTGGATGCAGGCGCCGACGTCGTGGCGGTGGCTCCTCGTGTGGACCGGTTTTCAGGCAGCGCTGCTGTGGAACCATTACGTCAACGTGGCGTTCGTCGCGGCGGTGTCGGGGTTGCTGGCCGTGCGCTGGTTCTCGAAGTCGGCGCCACCGTTGGTTCGCGGGCGGCTGCTGTTGGCGGGGTTGCTGCTGCTCGTCTTCGGAGCTCCGTTGATCCCCGCGTTCGTTCGGGTGTGGGAGCTGCGGCCGTTTCTCGAGTTCATCCGCACCAGCATTCCGATCGAACGGCAGATCGGAGCCTTTGCATTGTGCCTCGCTCTTCCGGCGATTCTCTGTGGGTCTGTCTTCCGAAGCCGGAAACCCGCGGTTGTTCCCTCGCTGGAGCCCGCCGCCATGCCCGGGTGGATGGGGCTGTTGCTGGTCGTGGGGCCGGGGCTGCAGTTGCTCTTCGTGGCCCTGAGCTTTCTGCTCTCACCGACGCTGGGGCATCCGCGGTATGCGTTGGCGGGGGCTCCGGCGACGGTGCTCGTTGTGGCCGCCTTGCTGGCCCGGGCGGCGAATGGGATTGCGGTTCCCCTGGCGGCGGCGGGGGTCGTGGCCGGTTGGGTGTTTGTGGGGCAGCCGATCTGGGTCTCACCGGTGATCGATTCTGCTGAGGCGGCTGACTGGAAGGTGGTGGGGGAGGTTGTGCAGGCGGAGGGGGTGGAGGGGGAGACGATCTTTGTTTATGGCGGGCTGGTGGAGGCGGGGTTGATTCCGACGTTCGGGCATGACCTTTTGTTTGAGGAGTACATTGCGTCGCGGGTGGGTCGTTTCTTCGTCACGACGCCGCATCCGCGGTATGGGTTGCCGTTGTTGTGGACGCAGCTGGAGCATTGCCGGCCGATTTATGACGCCGTGATTGACGATGCGGGGGAGCGGGGTAAGTCGATCTGGATTGCGTGTGCGACGGATATTGATCTGGGGCGGGATGCGGGTGAGGCGATGCGGGTATTGCTGCAGCGTCAGGGTTGGAAGGTGACGCTGTCGCGGGATCTGTCGACGGCGCGAGTGCAGCGTCTCTCCCCACCCGAACAATAA
- a CDS encoding PilZ domain-containing protein, whose product MRSVHSSDEAKSSSEQDDRRLADRVPSQQPADVICRQAGPDSSLVTYAAFLADVSVEGAKLLCQERILHHAIWIRFTPVNGTQQVIEGSVRWCRMAGDGPENGWVYGVRFTAPQKAELLPAPATSGIEADLAESVLDDSENVSFGDTQIWSKDRAKLLAEYLQAAPRPSVVRPESFALQGLFQAPGGSERRISPRYACDRSGQIRSQIDSDEVLTISTEDISETGAKILSPEPIDGEHLFLYLPSISGFPTPVECEIRWRCNQVDGLFCQEARYSYGLRFLSPLPRGVVEMIRARQRKDH is encoded by the coding sequence ATGCGTTCCGTTCATTCCTCGGACGAAGCGAAGAGTTCATCGGAACAGGATGACCGCCGCCTGGCGGACCGGGTTCCCAGTCAGCAGCCGGCCGACGTGATCTGTCGCCAGGCGGGCCCCGATTCGTCCCTGGTGACGTACGCCGCCTTCCTGGCCGACGTCTCCGTGGAAGGGGCGAAGCTCCTCTGCCAGGAGCGGATCCTGCACCACGCGATCTGGATCCGCTTCACTCCCGTGAACGGGACGCAGCAGGTGATCGAAGGCTCCGTCCGATGGTGCCGCATGGCCGGCGACGGACCGGAGAACGGCTGGGTCTACGGCGTCCGGTTCACCGCCCCGCAGAAGGCGGAGTTGCTCCCCGCCCCCGCGACGTCCGGCATCGAGGCCGACCTGGCCGAGTCGGTTCTGGACGACAGCGAGAACGTTTCCTTCGGAGACACCCAGATCTGGTCGAAGGACCGCGCCAAGCTCCTTGCCGAATACCTCCAGGCGGCGCCGCGGCCGAGCGTCGTCCGTCCCGAGAGTTTTGCCCTGCAGGGACTGTTCCAGGCTCCCGGCGGCTCCGAGCGGCGGATCAGCCCGCGTTACGCCTGTGACCGTTCCGGCCAGATCCGGTCGCAGATCGACTCCGACGAGGTCCTGACGATCTCGACCGAGGACATCTCGGAGACCGGGGCCAAGATCCTCTCGCCGGAACCAATCGACGGCGAACACCTGTTCCTTTATCTCCCCTCCATCTCCGGCTTCCCGACGCCGGTTGAGTGCGAGATCCGCTGGCGCTGCAACCAGGTGGATGGGCTCTTCTGCCAGGAGGCGCGGTACAGCTACGGCCTGCGGTTCCTCTCGCCGCTGCCGCGGGGGGTCGTGGAGATGATCCGCGCCCGGCAGCGGAAGGATCACTAG
- a CDS encoding efflux RND transporter periplasmic adaptor subunit, with translation MNPAAPAPPSTPTPAAASTPAHPPSPPATRTPAGAMNGHGSSAGAAAPPPASTPATTPAAAPSRRGWLGWVVLLALAGGAWYARPYWYPRVHALLVPAGPKAPPPPRAVPIVATTVRERDINLYINGLGTVTAFNTVTVRSRVAGEVVKVAFTEGQTVKEGDLLVEIDPRPFIAARDQAAGTLAREDANLSLAQVNLKRTEDLMKSQASTQAVYDQQLAAVQQSEAAVKVAKAALENAELQLTYCRIVAPITGRIGFRLIDKGNIVQANDPGGLVVITQLDPITLQFTIPQDDIPRVLEQMNIEGSLQVDAYDRDFKRKLATGKLSALDNQVDATTGTLRLKATFENKNRALFPNQFVNARLLVDAVEKAVVVNTSAVQRGPESTFVYVVKSDETVELRNIELGPSEGLDTSIKNGLKVGELVVVDGVDKLTPGAKVQFQDKASPAGKKPASKPGNEIAAEKRT, from the coding sequence ATGAATCCTGCCGCCCCCGCTCCTCCGTCGACTCCCACTCCGGCCGCCGCCTCGACGCCGGCTCATCCCCCCTCTCCGCCCGCGACCCGCACCCCCGCCGGTGCCATGAACGGGCATGGGAGTTCGGCCGGAGCGGCCGCGCCTCCTCCGGCGTCGACCCCGGCGACCACGCCTGCTGCGGCTCCGTCTCGGCGAGGATGGCTCGGCTGGGTCGTGCTGCTCGCCCTGGCGGGCGGGGCCTGGTACGCCCGGCCGTACTGGTATCCACGCGTTCATGCATTACTCGTCCCGGCGGGCCCGAAGGCACCTCCTCCGCCGCGGGCCGTCCCGATCGTCGCCACCACGGTTCGGGAGCGGGACATCAACCTCTATATCAACGGCCTCGGGACCGTGACTGCCTTCAACACGGTCACCGTCCGCAGCCGCGTCGCGGGAGAAGTGGTCAAGGTCGCCTTCACGGAGGGGCAGACGGTCAAGGAGGGGGACCTGCTGGTCGAGATCGATCCGCGGCCGTTCATCGCCGCCCGCGATCAGGCGGCCGGGACGCTCGCTCGCGAGGACGCGAACCTCAGTCTGGCCCAGGTGAACCTGAAGCGGACCGAAGACCTGATGAAGTCCCAGGCGTCGACGCAGGCGGTTTACGACCAGCAGCTCGCCGCCGTGCAGCAGTCCGAAGCCGCGGTCAAAGTGGCCAAGGCGGCCCTCGAGAACGCCGAGCTGCAGCTCACCTACTGCCGGATCGTCGCCCCGATCACGGGCCGTATCGGCTTCCGGCTGATCGACAAGGGGAACATCGTCCAGGCGAATGACCCCGGTGGGCTGGTCGTCATCACGCAGCTCGACCCGATCACCCTCCAGTTCACGATCCCGCAGGACGACATCCCCCGCGTCCTCGAGCAGATGAACATTGAAGGCTCGCTCCAGGTCGATGCCTACGACCGCGACTTCAAACGCAAGCTCGCCACCGGCAAGCTCTCGGCCCTCGACAACCAGGTCGACGCCACGACCGGGACGCTCCGCCTCAAGGCCACGTTCGAGAACAAGAACCGGGCCCTCTTCCCGAACCAGTTCGTCAACGCCCGCCTGCTCGTGGATGCGGTCGAGAAAGCGGTCGTCGTCAACACGTCGGCGGTCCAGCGGGGACCGGAGAGCACGTTCGTCTACGTCGTGAAGTCGGACGAGACGGTCGAGCTGCGGAATATCGAACTCGGCCCGAGCGAAGGGCTCGACACGTCGATCAAGAACGGGCTCAAGGTGGGCGAACTGGTCGTCGTCGACGGCGTCGACAAGCTGACCCCGGGGGCCAAGGTCCAGTTCCAGGACAAGGCCAGTCCCGCCGGCAAGAAGCCGGCCTCGAAGCCCGGCAACGAGATCGCCGCGGAGAAGAGGACGTAG
- a CDS encoding multidrug efflux RND transporter permease subunit — protein sequence MNISRPFILRPVATVLFMAAILISGLVAYRELPVSALPQVDYPTIQILTFYPGAGPDVVGSSITAPLERQFGQIPGLTQMTSSSSDGCSVITLQFDLNLDIDIAAQQVQAAINVASTFLPQDLPNPPVYTKTNPADSPILTLALSSKTLPLSKVQDLADTRLAQKISQLSGVGLVSISGGQKPAIRVQANPTALSSLGLNLEDVRVALEQANVNQAKGSFDGPQQTYVIGANDQLFTSDQYKKLVVAYRNAAPVVLSDVADVVDDVENLRQAAWMNDTPAVVVNIQRQPGANIIEVVDRVKALLPQLRDSLPAAVSVDILTDRTFTIRASVHDVQFELVLTIGLVVMVMFVFLRNIPATIIPSVAVPLSLVGTFGVMYLLGYSLNNLTLMALTISTGFVVDDAIVMIENIMRYIEAGEHPLPASLKGAQEIGFTIVSLSVSLIAVLIPLLFMGDIVGRLFREFAVTLSVTILVSAVVSLTLTPMMCARFLKHTHPEDHGWMYRTSEATFEAIIRWYGATLRWVLRHQAGTMVVAVLTLVATGYLYVITPKGFFPVQDTGVILGISEAPQDISFQAMKERQLALNRVILEDPAVDSLSSFIGIDGTNTTINSGRIQINLKSLEHRSEHALAIIRRLQPKLEEVSGIRLYLQPVQDLSVETRVSRTQYQYSLETPSSDELEEWSPKFVAALRQLPELRDVASDQLESGLQAHVVIDRDTASRLGITPRMVDDALYDAFGQRQVSIMFTQLNQYRVILEVKPEFRSGPADMGNLYVKPALGGVTPLSSFTRVEQRTAPLTVNHQGQFPVVTVSFNLAPGVSLGEAVEAIHRAKEEIQLPPSIVGKFQGTAEAFQASLRSTPLLILAALVTVYIVLGVLYESYIHPITILSTLPSAGVGALLALLIYRMDLSVIALIGIILLIGIVKKNAIMMIDFALEAQRNQGMSPYDAIYQACLLRFRPIMMTTLAALFGGVPLALGAGVGSELRRPLGITIIGGLLFSQVLTLYTTPVIYLWFDWLAAKLGLPSPSDSMMAQEQAEESHTPPAEHHEMELVH from the coding sequence ATGAACATCTCCCGCCCCTTCATCCTGCGGCCGGTGGCGACCGTCCTGTTCATGGCGGCAATCCTGATCTCGGGACTGGTCGCCTATCGCGAACTGCCGGTCTCCGCGCTGCCGCAGGTCGACTACCCGACGATCCAGATCCTGACCTTCTATCCGGGGGCGGGACCGGACGTCGTCGGTTCTTCGATCACGGCGCCGCTCGAACGGCAGTTCGGTCAGATCCCCGGCCTGACGCAGATGACCTCCAGCAGCTCGGACGGCTGTTCGGTCATCACGCTCCAGTTCGACCTGAACCTCGACATCGACATCGCCGCCCAGCAGGTCCAGGCGGCGATCAACGTCGCCTCGACCTTCCTGCCGCAGGACCTTCCGAACCCGCCCGTCTACACGAAGACCAACCCGGCCGACTCGCCGATCCTGACGCTTGCGCTCTCGTCCAAGACCCTTCCGCTCTCGAAGGTCCAAGACCTCGCCGATACGCGGCTGGCCCAGAAGATTTCGCAGCTCAGCGGCGTCGGCCTCGTCAGCATCAGCGGGGGCCAGAAGCCCGCCATCCGGGTCCAGGCCAATCCGACCGCGCTGTCGTCGCTGGGGCTCAATCTGGAAGACGTGCGGGTCGCGCTGGAGCAGGCGAACGTCAACCAGGCCAAGGGGAGCTTCGACGGACCGCAGCAGACCTACGTCATCGGGGCGAACGACCAGCTCTTCACGAGCGACCAGTACAAGAAGCTCGTGGTCGCCTACCGCAACGCGGCGCCGGTCGTCCTCTCGGATGTGGCGGACGTCGTCGACGACGTCGAGAATCTCCGGCAGGCGGCATGGATGAACGACACCCCCGCGGTGGTCGTGAACATCCAGCGACAGCCGGGGGCGAACATCATCGAGGTGGTCGACCGCGTGAAGGCTCTCCTGCCGCAGCTCCGGGATTCGCTCCCCGCCGCGGTCAGCGTCGACATCCTGACCGACCGGACCTTCACGATCCGGGCCTCGGTCCACGACGTCCAGTTCGAGCTCGTCCTGACGATCGGGCTCGTCGTCATGGTCATGTTCGTGTTCCTGCGGAACATCCCCGCCACGATCATCCCCAGCGTCGCGGTCCCGCTGTCGCTCGTCGGGACGTTCGGCGTCATGTACCTGCTCGGCTACAGCCTCAACAACCTGACGCTGATGGCCCTCACGATCTCGACCGGCTTCGTCGTCGACGACGCGATCGTGATGATCGAGAACATCATGCGGTACATCGAGGCGGGGGAGCATCCGCTTCCGGCGTCGCTCAAGGGAGCCCAGGAGATCGGCTTCACGATCGTCTCGCTGAGCGTTTCGCTCATCGCGGTGCTGATTCCCTTGCTCTTCATGGGGGACATCGTCGGGCGGCTCTTCCGCGAGTTCGCCGTGACGCTGAGCGTCACGATCCTCGTCTCGGCGGTCGTCTCACTGACCCTGACTCCCATGATGTGCGCCCGGTTCCTCAAGCACACGCACCCGGAAGATCACGGCTGGATGTACCGCACGTCCGAAGCGACCTTCGAGGCGATCATCCGCTGGTACGGGGCGACCCTCCGCTGGGTCCTGCGGCATCAGGCCGGGACGATGGTGGTCGCCGTCCTGACGCTCGTCGCCACCGGGTATCTCTACGTCATCACCCCCAAGGGCTTCTTCCCGGTCCAGGACACGGGCGTCATCCTGGGGATCTCCGAGGCGCCGCAGGACATCTCGTTCCAGGCCATGAAGGAGCGGCAGCTCGCCCTGAACCGGGTCATCCTGGAAGACCCCGCGGTCGACAGCCTGTCGAGCTTCATCGGGATCGACGGCACGAACACGACGATCAACAGCGGCCGGATCCAGATCAACCTCAAGTCGCTCGAACACCGCAGCGAGCACGCCCTGGCGATCATCCGCCGCCTCCAGCCGAAGCTCGAAGAAGTCAGCGGCATCCGCCTGTATCTCCAGCCGGTCCAGGACCTCTCGGTCGAGACCCGCGTCAGCCGGACGCAATACCAGTACAGCCTCGAGACACCGAGCTCCGACGAGCTGGAGGAGTGGAGTCCCAAGTTCGTCGCCGCTCTCCGGCAGCTTCCCGAGCTCCGCGACGTGGCGAGCGACCAGCTTGAATCGGGACTCCAGGCCCACGTCGTGATCGACCGCGACACCGCCTCGCGGCTGGGGATCACGCCGCGGATGGTCGACGACGCCCTGTACGACGCCTTCGGGCAGCGGCAGGTTTCGATCATGTTCACGCAGCTCAACCAGTACCGCGTGATCCTGGAGGTGAAGCCGGAGTTCCGCAGCGGTCCCGCCGACATGGGGAACCTCTACGTGAAGCCCGCCCTCGGCGGCGTGACCCCCCTCAGCTCCTTCACCCGCGTCGAACAGCGGACCGCGCCGCTCACCGTGAACCACCAGGGACAGTTCCCGGTCGTGACGGTCTCGTTCAACCTCGCCCCCGGTGTCTCGCTCGGCGAGGCGGTCGAGGCGATCCACCGGGCGAAGGAAGAGATTCAGCTCCCGCCGAGCATCGTCGGCAAGTTCCAGGGGACCGCCGAAGCGTTCCAGGCCTCGCTCCGAAGCACGCCGCTCCTGATCCTCGCGGCCCTCGTCACCGTCTACATCGTGCTCGGGGTGCTCTACGAGAGCTACATCCACCCGATCACGATCCTCTCGACCCTTCCGTCCGCCGGCGTCGGGGCGCTCCTGGCGCTGCTCATCTACCGGATGGACCTGAGCGTCATCGCGCTGATCGGGATCATCCTCCTGATCGGGATCGTGAAGAAGAACGCGATCATGATGATCGACTTCGCGCTCGAGGCGCAGCGGAACCAGGGGATGTCTCCCTACGACGCGATCTACCAGGCGTGCCTCCTGCGGTTCCGCCCGATCATGATGACCACCCTCGCGGCTCTCTTCGGCGGTGTCCCGCTGGCCCTCGGAGCGGGGGTCGGCTCCGAGCTCCGCCGCCCGCTGGGGATCACGATCATCGGCGGCCTCCTCTTCAGCCAGGTCCTGACGCTCTATACGACGCCGGTCATCTACCTCTGGTTCGACTGGCTGGCGGCCAAGCTCGGCCTCCCGAGCCCGTCCGATTCGATGATGGCTCAGGAACAGGCGGAAGAGTCCCATACCCCGCCGGCCGAGCATCACGAGATGGAGCTGGTGCACTGA